A single window of Nicotiana sylvestris chromosome 5, ASM39365v2, whole genome shotgun sequence DNA harbors:
- the LOC138869618 gene encoding 5-epiaristolochene 1,3-dihydroxylase-like: MFTAGTETSSTTTVWAMAEMMKNPSLFTKAQAEVREAFKNKVTFDENDAEEPKYLKLVIKETLRLHPPSPLLVPRECRESTDINGYIILVNTKVMVNVWALGGVKNYNYSLN; encoded by the coding sequence ATGTTTACTGCCGGAACAGAAACTTCATCAACAACAACTGTATGGGCTATGGCTGAAATGATGAAGAATCCTAGTTTATTCACCAAAGCTCAGGCAGAAGTGAGAGAAGCCTTTAAAAACAAAGTAACATTTGATGAAAATGATGCGGAGGAGCCGAAATACTTAAAGTTAGTTATTAAAGAAACTTTGAGACTTCATCCGCCATCTCCACTTTTGGTTCCAAGGGAATGCAGGGAAAGTACAGATATAAACGGCTACATTATTCTAGTGAATACTAAAGTGATGGTTAATGTTTGGGCATTGGGAGGTGTTAAGAACTATAATTATTCTCTTAATTAG